In Dysgonomonadaceae bacterium zrk40, one genomic interval encodes:
- a CDS encoding transposase, translating to MGKRVIEIKAKNGTVYLYEDESYWDREKGYSTHKRTCIGKKGADGEAIYNTYYRNREKMHQLAAEVKKPNEVSNTTFVGETMILDKVTRDTGVSRVLTESYGENDARKIIALSYYQICRGKALSNAEDWLEQRGLGKMGLSSQRVSELLGRLKQDKVNTFFQLWAGEHAEKGSQLFDLTSVSTYGKRNPYAEYGYNRDRENLEQINLALLTSCGSGLPMWYQVLPGSMSDKVILDQVLSMMKKMEVPRFTFVGDRGFYSDYNLELLSREGYKFTIPVPSNVAWQKKLIAEHRDTLVRPGNLIEENGSIMYGKTIYKTTPAHGRTWYHLYFDPARKDKIIASFMQKLRALKDELEADKLVESHRTMYERYFIVKETPVRGRSVNYNDEAIQEFINSDSCYWVLISTSAKTAVQALEQYRERNGVELYFDDEKNLLDLRRLKNHSEQTIKGKIFVTFISLIILARLRKMVDQIDKKKRKHWSEQDMLRKVETYARVHFEGKYKDVYSTPTAAQRLVFDLLEIPYTFKGKESTSGREL from the coding sequence ATGGGAAAAAGGGTCATCGAGATCAAGGCGAAGAATGGAACGGTATATCTCTACGAGGATGAGTCATACTGGGACAGGGAAAAGGGTTACTCAACGCACAAGCGCACCTGTATTGGCAAGAAGGGGGCAGATGGTGAGGCTATTTACAACACTTACTATAGGAACCGGGAAAAGATGCATCAACTAGCCGCAGAGGTAAAGAAGCCCAACGAGGTATCCAACACCACATTCGTTGGAGAGACGATGATACTTGACAAGGTGACCCGGGATACTGGTGTTTCACGCGTTTTGACCGAGAGCTACGGGGAGAATGATGCCCGCAAGATCATCGCGTTGTCATACTACCAGATATGTCGGGGGAAGGCATTGAGCAACGCGGAAGACTGGTTGGAGCAGCGCGGTTTGGGGAAGATGGGGTTGAGTTCACAAAGGGTGTCCGAATTGCTCGGGAGATTGAAGCAAGACAAGGTGAACACGTTCTTTCAACTCTGGGCGGGGGAACACGCGGAAAAAGGGAGCCAGCTATTCGATTTGACCAGCGTGAGTACCTACGGCAAACGAAACCCTTACGCGGAGTACGGGTACAACAGGGATAGGGAAAACCTCGAGCAAATCAACCTGGCACTGCTGACCTCGTGTGGGAGCGGGCTGCCTATGTGGTACCAGGTGCTCCCCGGGAGCATGTCCGACAAGGTGATCCTGGATCAGGTGTTGTCGATGATGAAGAAGATGGAAGTCCCAAGGTTTACCTTCGTGGGTGATCGCGGTTTTTATAGTGACTACAACCTTGAGCTGTTGTCACGCGAGGGCTACAAGTTCACCATCCCGGTGCCGTCCAATGTCGCATGGCAAAAGAAATTGATTGCGGAACATCGCGACACACTTGTGCGCCCGGGGAACCTGATCGAGGAAAATGGGAGTATCATGTACGGGAAGACCATCTACAAGACTACCCCTGCTCATGGCAGAACCTGGTATCACCTGTATTTTGACCCCGCGAGAAAAGACAAGATCATAGCCTCTTTCATGCAAAAGCTAAGGGCTTTGAAAGATGAGCTGGAAGCAGACAAGCTTGTAGAATCACACCGGACGATGTATGAGCGTTACTTCATCGTCAAGGAGACCCCGGTTCGGGGCCGGTCGGTGAATTATAACGATGAGGCGATACAGGAGTTCATCAACAGTGACAGTTGTTACTGGGTACTGATCTCTACCTCAGCCAAAACGGCGGTTCAGGCACTGGAACAATACCGGGAGAGAAACGGTGTGGAATTGTACTTCGATGATGAGAAGAATCTCCTGGACTTGAGACGCCTGAAGAACCATAGCGAGCAGACGATCAAGGGAAAAATTTTCGTGACCTTCATCTCTCTGATCATCCTTGCAAGGTTACGAAAGATGGTGGACCAGATTGACAAGAAGAAACGCAAACACTGGTCTGAACAAGATATGTTGCGCAAGGTGGAAACTTATGCAAGGGTTCACTTCGAGGGAAAATACAAGGATGTGTACTCCACACCCACCGCGGCTCAGCGACTAGTCTTCGACCTCCTGGAGATACCATACACCTTCAAGGGTAAGGAAAGTACATCGGGAAGAGAGCTGTAA
- the tnpB gene encoding IS66 family insertion sequence element accessory protein TnpB: protein MFCLNDNMRYFLCPGKTDMRKGMNSLCGVVQNQMGYDVRMGDVFIFINRNRTTMKLLHAEDGGLVLYMKRLEEGTFRIPSYDENSRSYPMQWRDLVLMVEGIRDDPATRLKRLMAMRNGQ from the coding sequence ATGTTCTGCCTGAATGATAACATGCGCTACTTCTTGTGTCCTGGGAAGACAGACATGCGAAAAGGGATGAACTCACTCTGTGGTGTTGTACAAAACCAGATGGGATATGATGTCCGTATGGGTGATGTCTTCATCTTCATCAATCGAAACCGTACAACCATGAAGCTTTTGCATGCAGAAGATGGAGGGTTGGTCCTGTACATGAAAAGGCTCGAGGAAGGTACCTTCCGCATACCCTCATACGATGAAAATAGCCGCTCTTATCCCATGCAGTGGAGAGATCTCGTGTTGATGGTTGAGGGCATACGGGATGATCCGGCCACCAGGTTGAAGAGGCTAATGGCAATGAGAAACGGGCAATAA